In Porites lutea chromosome 1, jaPorLute2.1, whole genome shotgun sequence, a single genomic region encodes these proteins:
- the LOC140954054 gene encoding parkin coregulated gene protein homolog, which yields MYMNVMQQTKEYPVYNTRGKTKEKEEKDKNVWAIQASITAEPFTTKSRLTNAVVVPAPSAGAFKSRPSERTSFRRCYLRGDFPIALEHDTKGNKIAWKVEIERLDYHHYLPLFFEGLSETAHPCDFFARQGVHDMLEHGGGNKVLPVIPQLIIPVKKALNTRNRVVICTTLKALQHLVVSGDMVGEALVPYYRQILPILNIFKNFNINSGDGIDYSQQKRENVGDLIQETLEALERRGGPDAFINIKYMVPTYESCMLN from the exons TGCAGCAAACGAAGGAATACCCAGTTTACAATACTCGTggaaagacaaaggaaaaa gaagaaaaggataaaaacgTCTGGGCCATTCAAGCTTCAATCACTGCTGAACCTTTTACAACAAAGTCAAGATTAACAAATGCAGTG GTTGTTCCTGCTCCTAGTGCCGGAGCTTTCAAATCAAGGCCATCAGAAAGAACAAGTTTCAGAAGATGCTATCTTCGAGGCGATTTTCCCATCGCGTTGGAGCACGACACGAAGGGAAACAAGATAGCATGGAAGGTAGAAATTGAGAGGCTCGATTACCATCATTACCTTCCGCTTTTCTTTGAAGGATTATCCGAAACAGCGCACCCTTGCGATTTCTTTGCTCGACAAGGAGTGCACGACATGTTGGAGCACGGAGGTGGAAACAAAGTTCTTCCTGTTATTCCACAGCTCATTATTCCGGTCAAGAAAGCCCTGAATACGCGAAACCGCGTTGTGATTTGCACCACACTGAAAGCGTTGCAGCATCTTGTAGTCTCGGGCGATATGGTCGGCGAAGCACTTGTTCCTTACTACAGGCAAATCCTTCCGATCTTAAACATCTTCAAGAATTTTAATATCAATTCTGGAGACGGAATCGATTACAGCCAACAGAAAAGAGAGAATGTCGGTGACTTGATTCAAGAAACTCTCGAGGCGCTCGAACGACGTGGAGGTCCCGATGCATTCATCAACATCAAGTATATGGTCCCAACTTACGAATCCTGTATGCTAAATTAA